In Mycobacterium sp. JS623, one genomic interval encodes:
- a CDS encoding SDR family NAD(P)-dependent oxidoreductase, with translation MTRVNADRARSRTFVVTGAASGIGLATTRRLLAEGGTVVGTDLAAPPDDLGAQFEFVTADISDESAVGSVFGAVPDRLDGVVHAAGVAGGGPVHLLPRSEWERVIAINLTGTFLVAKAALARMIDQPRVDGERGSIVTLASVEGLEGTAGGSAYNASKGGVVLLTKNIALDYGPSGIRANAICPGFIDTPMLTNVMGLEGMEGPLQSITEEHALGRRGQPDEIAAMAAFLVSLDASFVTGHAIAVDGGYTAGRDHGVVKLFGFPD, from the coding sequence TTGACCAGGGTCAATGCTGATCGCGCGCGTTCGCGCACATTCGTCGTCACTGGAGCCGCGTCGGGCATCGGCCTTGCGACCACTCGTCGGCTATTGGCCGAGGGCGGGACCGTCGTCGGCACCGACTTGGCCGCCCCGCCAGACGATCTCGGCGCGCAGTTCGAGTTTGTGACGGCCGACATCAGCGACGAATCTGCCGTCGGCTCCGTGTTCGGCGCGGTACCTGATCGACTCGACGGCGTTGTTCACGCGGCGGGTGTGGCCGGTGGCGGTCCGGTCCACCTGCTTCCGCGCTCCGAATGGGAACGCGTGATCGCAATCAATCTGACCGGGACGTTCCTGGTAGCCAAGGCCGCGCTGGCCAGGATGATCGACCAACCGCGAGTCGACGGCGAGCGCGGTTCAATCGTCACGCTCGCCAGCGTCGAGGGCCTCGAAGGCACCGCAGGCGGCAGCGCGTATAACGCCTCGAAGGGAGGCGTTGTGTTGTTGACCAAGAACATCGCACTTGACTACGGCCCCAGCGGAATTCGGGCAAATGCCATCTGCCCCGGGTTCATCGACACTCCGATGCTGACCAACGTGATGGGCCTCGAGGGCATGGAAGGCCCGTTGCAGTCCATCACCGAGGAGCATGCGCTGGGCCGTCGTGGCCAGCCGGACGAAATCGCCGCCATGGCGGCTTTCCTTGTCTCCCTTGATGCGTCGTTCGTCACGGGCCACGCGATCGCGGTGGACGGCGGCTACACCGCGGGCCGCGATCACGG
- a CDS encoding Rv0804 family intramembrane glutamic endopeptidase — MRPSKLRAVGLAAAMVGWSFAAPRVRWHPIPNASLGTGLVAVTRSPLGLRPPALWSGIRYGVVAGGAAALGVFAISTLPPVRRAMAVRDLPEHRGRWLLLSIPIGTVWPEEAAYRAALGTVAESAFGPTRGRLLQAAAFGLWHIVDARVTGQPVLGTVVFTGIGGWLFGWLHARSGSLAAPMLAHLAVNEAAGLAALGAQRRARRPGSPADGRSTD; from the coding sequence ATGCGGCCCAGCAAGTTACGCGCGGTCGGGTTGGCCGCGGCGATGGTGGGATGGAGCTTCGCGGCACCGCGCGTGCGCTGGCATCCGATTCCGAACGCGTCGCTGGGCACCGGACTGGTCGCGGTCACCCGTTCGCCGCTCGGCCTGCGGCCGCCTGCGTTGTGGTCCGGCATCCGCTACGGCGTCGTGGCAGGCGGCGCGGCGGCGCTCGGAGTCTTCGCGATCAGTACGTTGCCACCCGTACGCAGGGCGATGGCCGTGCGCGATCTGCCCGAGCACCGCGGCCGCTGGCTGCTGTTGAGCATCCCGATCGGCACCGTCTGGCCCGAGGAAGCCGCGTACCGCGCCGCGCTGGGCACCGTCGCCGAGTCGGCGTTCGGGCCCACCCGCGGCCGGTTGCTGCAAGCTGCGGCCTTCGGGCTGTGGCACATCGTCGATGCGCGAGTGACGGGCCAACCGGTGCTGGGCACCGTGGTCTTCACCGGCATTGGCGGCTGGTTGTTCGGCTGGCTGCATGCCCGGTCGGGCAGTCTGGCCGCGCCGATGCTGGCGCACCTGGCGGTGAACGAGGCCGCTGGGCTGGCCGCACTTGGCGCACAACGGCGCGCGCGGCGGCCAGGGTCGCCCGCGGACGGAAGGAGCACCGATTGA
- a CDS encoding alpha/beta hydrolase encodes MTGAPRERHPLLVWAWSLVHLDFTGIAFGALFFCLSLTPSLLPRDWLFQGLIGGLNAAIGYGIGAFLEKVLRRFVLRRREWWPPAKRVMYAVKAVIVAGSATACVLMMIPSAVWQRQVSAVMGMQGPTTLGYMRTLIVAVLVGAVCVGAARVLLDLIKVMARFLIRRWHLHDEMALFIGTAIVVVLAITLINGVLVRGFLAGANRVFQPQNTTTREGIVQPQQSERSGSPTSFAQWDTLGFQGRNFVATGPHADELTRLNGKPAKEPVRVYVGLNTAEDDESRMAVLLSELERTGAFDRKLLVIIPTTGTGWINPIAARALEMMYNGDTALVGSQYSFLPSWISFLGDKAKSMRSGRMMIDAIHDRWLKLPPDHRPKLVLYGESLGSMAGQGAFDWLPDISQMGFSSVLWVGPPNASPLWSGIIARRDPGTTAVDPRYDNGRTVRFSQGINANEIHNDTMSPWEGTRVLFLQHPSDPIVWWSQDLLLNRPDWLKEPPGRDRTASMRWYPIITFWQVAADMTNASSVPGGHGHNYGDFVLDGWAAVAPPDGWTPHDTERIRVALEKTESEDGPEY; translated from the coding sequence GTGACTGGGGCGCCTCGCGAACGACATCCGCTACTGGTCTGGGCGTGGAGCCTGGTCCACCTCGACTTCACCGGAATCGCATTCGGGGCGCTGTTTTTCTGCCTATCGCTGACCCCGTCGCTGTTGCCGCGTGACTGGCTGTTCCAGGGTTTGATCGGCGGGCTCAATGCCGCGATCGGCTACGGCATCGGCGCATTTCTGGAAAAGGTGTTGCGGCGCTTCGTATTACGTCGCCGCGAGTGGTGGCCACCCGCTAAGCGGGTGATGTACGCGGTGAAGGCGGTGATCGTTGCCGGATCCGCGACGGCGTGTGTGCTGATGATGATTCCTTCGGCGGTGTGGCAGCGTCAGGTGTCGGCGGTGATGGGCATGCAGGGCCCGACCACGCTGGGCTACATGCGCACACTGATCGTCGCGGTGTTGGTGGGTGCGGTGTGCGTCGGGGCGGCGCGGGTGCTGCTCGACCTGATCAAGGTGATGGCGCGGTTCCTCATCAGGCGCTGGCATCTGCACGACGAGATGGCGTTGTTCATCGGCACCGCGATTGTCGTGGTGCTGGCCATCACGCTGATCAACGGTGTGCTGGTGCGCGGCTTCCTGGCAGGCGCCAACCGGGTGTTCCAGCCGCAGAACACCACGACCCGCGAGGGCATCGTGCAGCCGCAACAGTCCGAACGGTCCGGCAGTCCAACGTCTTTCGCGCAGTGGGACACCCTTGGATTCCAGGGACGCAACTTCGTGGCCACCGGTCCGCACGCCGACGAGCTCACCCGTTTGAATGGCAAACCGGCCAAGGAGCCGGTGCGCGTGTATGTCGGTCTCAACACCGCAGAAGACGACGAAAGCCGAATGGCGGTGCTGCTGAGTGAACTCGAGCGCACCGGCGCCTTCGATCGCAAACTGCTCGTCATCATCCCGACGACCGGCACCGGGTGGATCAACCCGATCGCCGCACGAGCGCTGGAGATGATGTACAACGGCGACACCGCGCTGGTCGGATCGCAGTATTCGTTTCTGCCGAGCTGGATTTCGTTCCTCGGCGACAAAGCGAAGTCGATGCGATCGGGCCGGATGATGATCGACGCCATCCACGATCGATGGCTGAAGTTGCCACCCGATCATCGGCCGAAGCTGGTGCTCTACGGCGAAAGCCTCGGCTCGATGGCCGGACAGGGCGCGTTCGACTGGCTGCCGGACATCTCGCAGATGGGGTTCTCGTCGGTGCTGTGGGTGGGTCCGCCCAACGCCAGTCCGCTCTGGAGCGGAATCATCGCGCGGCGCGATCCGGGTACCACGGCGGTCGACCCACGCTACGACAACGGGCGCACTGTGCGGTTCTCGCAGGGCATCAACGCCAACGAGATTCACAACGACACCATGTCGCCGTGGGAGGGCACGCGAGTGCTGTTCCTGCAGCATCCGTCGGACCCGATCGTGTGGTGGTCGCAGGACCTGCTCCTCAATCGGCCGGACTGGCTGAAGGAGCCGCCGGGCCGCGACCGCACCGCGTCGATGCGCTGGTATCCGATCATCACGTTCTGGCAGGTTGCCGCCGACATGACGAACGCCTCGTCGGTGCCCGGCGGCCACGGCCATAACTACGGCGACTTCGTGCTCGACGGTTGGGCCGCCGTTGCCCCGCCCGACGGCTGGACGCCGCACGACACCGAACGCATCCGCGTCGCACTGGAGAAGACGGAATCCGAAGACGGGCCCGAATACTGA
- the purL gene encoding phosphoribosylformylglycinamidine synthase subunit PurL, translating to MADTVDHATATPDHPQPFRELGLKDDEYQRIREILGRRPTDAELAMYSVMWSEHCSYKSSKVHLRYFGETTTDAMRAAMLAGIGENAGVVDIGDGWAATFKVESHNHPSYIEPYQGAATGVGGIVRDIMAMGARPVAVMDQLRFGAPDAPDTRRVVDGVVRGIGGYGNSLGLPNIGGETVFDASYAGNPLVNALCVGVLRKEDLHLAFASGTGNKIILFGARTGLDGIGGVSVLASETFGGDESGAPGRKKLPSVQVGDPFMEKVLIECCLELYAADLVVGIQDLGGAGLSCATSELASAGDGGMRIELDTVPLRAANMTPAEILSSESQERMCAVVTPENVDKFMAVCRKWEVLATVIGEVTDGDRLQITWHGETVVDVPPRTVAHEGPVYERPVQRPDTQDALNSDTSANLPRPSTGDELKATLLALVGSPHLCSRAFITEQYDRYVRGNTVLAEHADGGVLRVDEASGRGIAVSTDASGRYTQLDPYTGAQLALAEAYRNVAVTGAKPVAVTNCLNFGSPEDPGVMWQFSQAVRGLADGCVALGIPVTGGNVSFYNQTGTTPILPTPVVGVLGVIDDVKRRIPTGLGAEPGETLILLGETRDEFDGSIWAQVTADHLGGVPPRVDLEREKLIAEVLAAGSRDGLVSAAHDLSEGGLMQAVVEAALAGETGCRIVVPEGFESGTGAFTFLFSESAGRVLIAVPRTEESRFSAMCEARGLPAVRIGVVDDGSDAIEVQGLFTVSLEDLRSTSEGVLPGLFG from the coding sequence ATTGCTGACACCGTCGACCACGCCACCGCCACTCCCGATCATCCTCAGCCATTTCGTGAACTTGGCCTGAAGGATGACGAGTACCAGCGGATACGCGAGATCCTCGGCCGTCGCCCCACCGACGCCGAGCTGGCCATGTACTCGGTGATGTGGAGCGAGCACTGCTCGTACAAGTCGTCCAAGGTGCATCTGCGCTACTTCGGCGAGACCACCACCGATGCGATGCGTGCGGCGATGCTGGCCGGCATCGGCGAAAACGCGGGAGTCGTCGACATCGGCGACGGCTGGGCGGCCACCTTCAAGGTGGAGTCGCACAACCACCCGTCCTACATCGAGCCGTACCAGGGCGCGGCCACCGGTGTCGGGGGCATCGTCCGCGACATCATGGCGATGGGCGCACGCCCGGTCGCCGTCATGGACCAGCTGCGGTTCGGCGCACCCGACGCGCCCGACACCCGCCGGGTGGTCGACGGTGTGGTGCGCGGCATCGGCGGCTACGGAAACTCGCTGGGGCTGCCCAATATCGGCGGCGAGACCGTCTTCGACGCCTCCTACGCCGGTAACCCGTTGGTGAACGCGCTGTGCGTCGGGGTGCTGCGCAAGGAAGATCTGCATCTGGCCTTCGCGTCGGGCACGGGCAACAAGATCATCCTGTTCGGCGCGCGCACCGGCCTCGACGGCATCGGCGGCGTTTCGGTGCTGGCGTCAGAGACGTTCGGCGGCGACGAGAGCGGGGCGCCGGGCCGTAAGAAGCTACCTTCGGTACAAGTGGGCGATCCCTTCATGGAGAAGGTGCTCATCGAATGCTGTCTTGAGCTGTACGCCGCGGATCTGGTGGTCGGCATCCAGGACCTCGGTGGCGCTGGATTATCCTGTGCCACATCTGAACTCGCGTCGGCTGGCGACGGCGGCATGCGCATCGAATTGGACACCGTTCCGCTGCGCGCCGCCAACATGACGCCGGCCGAGATCCTGTCGAGCGAGTCGCAGGAACGGATGTGCGCGGTCGTCACGCCCGAGAATGTCGACAAGTTCATGGCGGTGTGCCGCAAGTGGGAGGTGCTGGCGACGGTCATCGGTGAGGTCACCGACGGCGACCGGCTTCAGATCACCTGGCACGGCGAGACGGTCGTCGACGTGCCACCCCGCACGGTCGCGCATGAGGGGCCGGTCTACGAGCGTCCCGTGCAGCGTCCCGACACCCAGGACGCCTTGAACTCCGACACGTCGGCCAACCTGCCGCGGCCGTCGACGGGCGACGAGCTGAAGGCGACTTTGCTTGCGCTGGTTGGCAGTCCGCACCTGTGCAGCCGGGCTTTCATCACCGAGCAATATGACCGCTACGTTCGCGGCAACACCGTGCTCGCCGAACACGCCGACGGCGGCGTGTTGCGCGTGGACGAGGCCAGTGGCCGCGGCATCGCGGTATCCACCGACGCATCGGGCCGCTACACCCAGCTCGACCCGTACACCGGCGCACAGCTCGCGCTGGCCGAGGCGTACCGCAACGTCGCCGTCACCGGCGCGAAGCCGGTGGCGGTGACCAACTGCCTCAACTTCGGTTCGCCCGAGGACCCCGGCGTCATGTGGCAGTTCAGCCAGGCCGTCCGCGGCCTCGCTGACGGCTGTGTGGCGCTTGGCATTCCGGTCACCGGTGGCAACGTCAGCTTCTACAACCAGACCGGCACCACACCGATCCTGCCGACGCCGGTGGTCGGCGTGCTCGGTGTCATCGATGACGTGAAGCGCCGCATCCCGACGGGCCTCGGCGCCGAACCGGGGGAGACTTTGATCCTGCTCGGCGAGACCCGCGACGAGTTCGACGGGTCGATCTGGGCTCAGGTCACCGCGGATCACCTCGGCGGGGTGCCTCCGCGGGTGGACCTTGAACGCGAGAAGTTGATCGCCGAGGTGCTCGCCGCCGGGTCACGCGACGGGCTGGTGTCCGCCGCACACGATCTGTCGGAGGGTGGCCTGATGCAGGCGGTCGTCGAGGCTGCCCTTGCGGGCGAAACCGGTTGCCGCATTGTGGTTCCCGAAGGCTTTGAATCAGGCACAGGTGCATTTACGTTCTTATTTTCCGAGTCCGCGGGTCGGGTGCTGATCGCTGTGCCGCGCACGGAGGAGAGCAGGTTCAGCGCGATGTGTGAAGCGCGCGGACTGCCCGCAGTGCGCATCGGCGTGGTGGACGACGGTAGCGACGCGATAGAAGTACAAGGCTTGTTCACGGTTTCCCTGGAGGACCTGCGCAGCACGTCGGAGGGCGTGCTTCCCGGTTTGTTCGGGTGA
- a CDS encoding thiamine pyrophosphate-requiring protein, with protein MGQTVADYVLSRLREWGVGQVFGYPGDGINGLIAAFGNADNQPRFIQSRHEEMSALAATGYAKFSGNVGVCLATSGPGAIHLLNGLYDAKLDHTPVVAIVGQTARSAMGGSYQQEVDLQSLLKDVASDYLVEVNVASQLPNALDRAFRTARARRAPTAVVIPSDLQEEAYEPPGHAFKQVPSSAPHDVEPMLAANPDAIALAADILNGGSRVAILVGQGARGAAGEVHEVAERTGAGVAKALLGKDVLSDDLPYVTGAIGLLGTRPSYELMRDCDTLLIVGSNFPYSQFLPEYGKARAVQIDIDGANIGMRYPTEVNIVADAKTALAELLPLLTRKTERSWRDTVEANIAQWWQTVERQVMLSADPVNPMRVVWELSSRLPENAIVTGDSGSSTNWYARCLRFGANMRGSLSGTLATMGPAVPYAIGAKYAHPDRPVIALVGDGAMQMNGLAELLTVRRYWRQWSDPRLVVCVFHNNDLSHVTWELRAMGGAPKFEESQALPEVSYADVARTMGLKAIAVDDPDAVGPAWDQALATPEPIVLDVRTDPEVPPIPPHTTYDEMKSMAEAILKGDPNGWHVVSELAKNKAAELFTRAGLSPKSDG; from the coding sequence ATGGGCCAAACCGTCGCCGATTACGTCTTGTCCCGGCTGCGTGAATGGGGTGTCGGCCAGGTCTTCGGCTATCCCGGCGACGGGATCAACGGGCTGATCGCCGCGTTCGGCAACGCGGACAACCAGCCGAGGTTCATCCAGTCGCGCCACGAGGAGATGTCGGCTCTCGCTGCGACCGGATACGCGAAGTTCTCCGGCAACGTCGGCGTATGCCTGGCGACGTCCGGGCCTGGCGCAATCCACCTGCTCAACGGGCTCTACGACGCCAAACTCGACCACACGCCGGTCGTCGCCATCGTCGGACAGACGGCACGCAGCGCGATGGGCGGCAGCTACCAGCAAGAGGTCGATCTGCAGTCGTTACTCAAGGACGTCGCGAGCGACTACCTGGTCGAGGTCAACGTCGCCAGCCAGCTGCCCAACGCTCTTGATCGGGCGTTCCGGACCGCGCGGGCACGGCGGGCCCCGACGGCTGTAGTGATCCCGTCGGATCTGCAGGAGGAGGCCTACGAGCCGCCCGGCCACGCGTTCAAGCAGGTGCCGTCGAGTGCGCCGCACGACGTCGAGCCGATGCTCGCCGCGAATCCCGACGCGATCGCGCTCGCCGCCGACATCCTCAACGGCGGATCTCGAGTCGCGATTCTGGTCGGCCAGGGCGCACGGGGTGCGGCGGGCGAAGTCCACGAGGTGGCCGAACGCACCGGCGCGGGGGTCGCGAAGGCACTGCTGGGCAAGGACGTGCTGTCCGACGACCTGCCGTATGTCACGGGGGCGATCGGCCTGCTCGGCACCAGGCCCAGCTATGAGCTGATGCGCGACTGCGACACGCTGCTGATCGTCGGCTCCAACTTCCCGTATAGCCAGTTCCTGCCTGAGTACGGCAAGGCCCGCGCGGTGCAGATCGACATCGACGGCGCCAACATCGGCATGCGCTACCCCACCGAGGTCAACATCGTCGCCGATGCGAAAACCGCTCTGGCCGAACTGCTTCCGTTGCTGACCCGCAAGACCGAGCGGTCGTGGCGGGACACCGTCGAGGCCAACATCGCGCAATGGTGGCAGACGGTGGAACGGCAGGTCATGCTGTCGGCCGATCCGGTGAACCCGATGCGGGTGGTCTGGGAGCTTTCCAGCCGGCTGCCCGAGAACGCGATCGTCACCGGCGACTCGGGCTCGTCGACCAATTGGTATGCGCGCTGCTTGCGGTTCGGCGCGAACATGCGGGGCTCGCTCTCCGGGACGCTGGCGACGATGGGCCCGGCGGTGCCCTATGCGATCGGAGCCAAGTACGCGCATCCGGATCGGCCGGTGATCGCGCTCGTCGGCGATGGCGCCATGCAGATGAATGGGCTGGCCGAATTGCTTACGGTTCGCAGGTATTGGCGGCAGTGGTCGGACCCGCGGCTGGTGGTGTGCGTGTTCCACAACAACGACTTGTCGCATGTGACATGGGAGCTGCGCGCGATGGGCGGCGCCCCGAAATTCGAGGAGTCGCAGGCACTGCCCGAGGTGTCCTATGCCGACGTGGCCCGCACGATGGGGCTCAAGGCGATTGCCGTCGACGACCCCGACGCAGTGGGGCCGGCGTGGGATCAGGCGCTGGCGACGCCGGAGCCGATCGTGCTCGACGTGCGGACCGATCCGGAGGTGCCCCCGATCCCGCCGCACACCACCTACGACGAGATGAAATCGATGGCCGAGGCCATCCTCAAGGGCGATCCGAATGGCTGGCATGTGGTCAGTGAACTCGCGAAGAACAAAGCGGCTGAACTGTTTACGCGTGCGGGTTTGTCCCCCAAAAGCGACGGGTAG
- a CDS encoding VOC family protein, whose protein sequence is MALNVESITFDTTDPDKAAEWWAQAAGGQLTPYVPGEYVAVERQPGPKLLFQKVADPTPGKNKIHLDFSAADVDAEVKRLVDLGASEEGRHSMGPVAWVVLTDPEGNAFCVTDGG, encoded by the coding sequence ATGGCGCTCAATGTGGAATCGATCACGTTCGACACCACCGATCCGGACAAGGCCGCCGAGTGGTGGGCACAGGCCGCAGGTGGGCAGTTAACCCCTTATGTCCCCGGCGAATACGTTGCCGTCGAACGGCAACCGGGGCCCAAGCTGCTGTTTCAGAAGGTCGCCGACCCCACCCCGGGGAAGAACAAGATCCACCTCGATTTCTCGGCGGCCGATGTCGACGCCGAGGTGAAGCGGCTCGTCGATCTCGGTGCCAGCGAAGAGGGCCGGCACAGCATGGGCCCCGTCGCATGGGTGGTGCTGACCGACCCCGAGGGCAACGCGTTCTGCGTCACCGATGGTGGCTGA